GGGCGGCGGCTTCGGCGGCAAGGAGTCGCAGTCGGCGCTCTTCGCCTGCGTGGCGGCGATCGCGGCCCACAAGCTGCGCCGGCCGGTCAAGCTGCGCGTCGACCGCGACGACGACTTCCTCGTCACCGGCCGCCGTCACGGCTTCGACTACCGCTGGTCGGTCGGCTTCGACGACGAGGGCCGCCTCCTCGCCGCCGAGATCGACCTGATTTCCAACTGCGGTCACAGCGCCGACCTCTCCGGCCCGGTGATGGCGCGCGCGCTGTGCCACTTCGACAACGCCTACTGGCTGCCGAACGTCTCCATGCACGGCTACGCCGCGAAGACGAACACGCAGAGCAACACCGCCTTCCGCGGCTTCGGCGGCCCGCAGGGCGCGCTGGCGATCGAGATGATCCTCGACGGCGTCGCGCGGCGCCTGGGCCTCGATCCGCTGACGGTGCGGCAGCGCAACTTCTATCGCGACGGCCAGGACGTCACGCCCTACGGACAGCGCGTCGAGGACAACCAGATCCAGCCGCTGACGGACCATCTGGTCGAGACCTCCGGCTACCACGCGCGACGCGCGGAGATCACCGCCTTCAACGCGGCCAACCCGGTGCTCAAGCGCGGCCTGGCGCTCACGCCGGTGAAGTTCGGCATCTCGTTCAACGTCGTCCACCTGAACCAGGCGGGCGCGCTGGTGCATGTCTACACGGACGGCTCGGTGCTGGTGAACCACGGCGGCACGGAGATGGGCCAGGGGCTCAACACCAAGGTCGCGCAGGTGGTGGCGCACGAGCTGGGCGTGCCCGCCTCGCAGGTGCGCGCGAGCGCCACCGACACGAGCAAGGTCGCCAACACCTCGGCGACGGCAGCGTCCACCGGCTCGGACCTCAACGGGAAGGCCGCGCAGGATGCGGCGCGCAAGATCAAGCAGCGCCTGATGCCGCTGGCGGCGCGGCTGCTCGGCTGCGAGGAGGCGGCGCTCGTCTTCGACGGCGGCGAGGTCCGCGTCGACGGACGGGCAGATGGCAACGGCGACGGCCATCGCGAGGGCCTCGACGGTCCGAAGGCGATCGGCTTCAAGGAGCTGGTCGCCAAGGCCTACCTGGAGCGCATCCAGCTGTGGAGCGACGGCTTCTACGCGACGCCGGGCCTGCACTGGGACCGCGCGAAGCTGCAGGGCCGCCCGTTCTACTACTACGCCTTCGGCGCGGCGGTGGCGGAGGTCCTGATCGACACGCTGACCGGTGAGACCCGCGTGCTGCGCGCCGACGTGCTGCACGACGTCGGCAAGTCGCTGAATCCGGCGCTGGACATCGGCCAGGTCGAAGGCGCCTTCGTGCAGGGCCAGGGCTGGCTGACGAGCGAGGAGCTCGTGTGGCATCCGCAGTCGGGGCTGCTGCTGACGCACGCGCCCAGCACCTACAAGATCCCGACGGCCAACGACATGCCGCAGGACTTCCGCGTCGCGCTCTACGACGCGCCGAACGCGGCGGACAGCATCCACCGCTCCAAGGCCGTCGGCGAGCCGCCGCTGCTGCTGCCGTTCTCGGTGCTGCTCGCGATCAAGGACGCGGTCGCGGCCTGCGGACCGGAGCGCTGCGATCCGCCGCTGCGCGCGCCGGCGACGCCGGAGGCGGTGTTGGACGCGGTGGAGGCGGTGCAGCGCGGCTGAACGGGCGGTCTCAATATCGAAGAGCGCGCAAGACGTGCTCCGCGTGTTTGAACCCTTTGTCGGCACGAGGTTTCCGAAACGATAGCTCTGTCCGAGGCGCCACTGAGCCTCCAGATCACCGCCGTCAGCCAACTCCTCGAATGGAGAGCCACCGTCTGCTGCGTTCCGCGCCGCGCGGCATCCCTTCGTTTCCGGCGCACCAGAGCGCCATCATGAAGCAGGCAATGGCCTCCCCGGTCTCCGCGCACGCCTCCAACAAGCCAACGCCAGCAACTCGTCGTCCGAGTCATAGGCCGCCATTGCCTTCAAGAACCCGGAGGACCGTGTCATGAGTCGCTCAATTGAGCGGACGCGCTACGCCCTGCACCGCACTCTGAAACCAGTTCAGCCGAAATCCTCTGCAATAGTGGATTCAATACTATTCGAACATCTTCGGGCTCAGAAGAACCCTTGCCAAAAGCAGTGATTCGAAGTCCGGACGCGGTATCGCGTTCGATTCGGCCAGACAGCGCTCCGCGCTCTGTCCCCAACGGAATGACGAAGTCGACGATGTCCGTTTTCTCGAAATACCTGTCAATTTTTTCAATCGGGACTTTGGTTAGAGCCACGCGTGCGCATTGAGGGTAAGAAACCACGGACACCTCGACATGAAGTTCGCGACTCCACAAAACATCGCCGCAACCGGCAACTGCTACTGCACTTCCCAGAATGAGCAGGGCACGGCCTATAGCTTGCACTTCATCTCCCGTCGCAAGGTCGCCGCGGCTTCCGGCAATCACTCCCGTACCTATACGAATGCCTACTCTCGATACAAGACATTTATCATGTCACCATTCGCCAGAGAGCAAACCTCTTCAAACGTATCAACCTCATATACAGAATATGTAACTTCCCGCCCGCTGAGATTTATCGCAGAGATAGTCTCAGGATTAATTTCAACCTCGATGATCTTGCGAATCCCCGCGAATAGATAGGCCGCCTTTTGCTCATTCAATTCCAGATGCCCATCTTTACTGGGATCCTCACAAGACTGGCCGATTTTCCGGGCAATCGAATCCGCCTCATCTGCGTTGTTCGCTTCGACAAGATGGACATTCTCGTGGATCAGGAATGACTCCTGAGGGGCGTCTATCAACTTAAAGTACATGATTACGTGAGCGCAGAACCACATATCAATCCTCCGCGAGCAGGTCTCAGCCAACATTGAGTATCAAATAAACTTGTCAGCCAGCCGTGCCTTACCTTGATCGACGAGTCGTCGCATACCAAGCCAATCAGCGAGCAAGGGCTCCTCGCACCCAGGGACATCGGCGGAAAAGGAATAGCCGATCGGATTGATGCCTCCATATCTCCGCCAAACGGGGTTACGAAATCACGAGGTATTTCGATCGTCCATCTGAGCATTCAGCGCATCTTCGTCCCCCAAATCGCGAGCGCGCTGCAACCAGTAGCGGGCCCCTCTCATATTTCCTCTTGTGCGGTAAAGCACGAAGAGGTTATATGCCGCCTGCGTTAGCCCCTTACTTGCAGCGAGCCTGTAGTAGTGAACTGCAAGCTTGACGTCCACGGGCACACCCTCGCCCAGGTCATACATGTTCGCGAGATTGACTTGAGCTTCCGCATTGCCGTACCGGGCGGCGATTGAGAAGTTTCTTGCAGCGGCCTTGAAACGACCACGGGCATAGTCATCACAGCCGATTTCCAAATGACGTCGATCCAGTTTCATTTCGGCGCTGCTCGCGATCAAGACCTTGAAATCCGCCCCGTTGCCCCCGGAGGGTGAAAAACTTGCGCGCGGTTTTTCAAGCGCTGAACCCGGCGCTGGACATCGGCGAGGTGGAACGCAGGAGTTATGGCGCACCGCACTTCTCTTGAAGACCGGAGGCGATAAGTTTCAATATAGGATCCAGCTGCGATTTAACCTCTTCAGGCTCCGATAAACCCTTGCTAAATGCGAGAACTTTGAGCCCAAGTTCACCGTCCCTTTGAATGCGACCGGCAACTGGTCGATGCCCACCTCGTACCGGAATTGAAAAATCGATGATCTGCGGGTCACCAAG
This genomic stretch from Mitsuaria sp. 7 harbors:
- the xdhB gene encoding xanthine dehydrogenase molybdopterin binding subunit; this translates as MNKPSELPVGFSVDAPIDAPPAALQPQVGVSRAHESSHLHVSGEATYIDDIAEAQGTLHAALGLSPVAHGTLVSIDLELLRRQPGVVAVLTAADIPAENNCGPLLHDDPILADGELRYVGQPVYAVIATDRELARRAAAMAKQAVVSTPLPAVLTAREAHAIGQYVIPPMHLARGDAPSALAAAPHRLDGEWAVGGQEQFYLEGQISYALPQENQSLLIHCSTQHPSEMQQLVSHAMGWQSHQVTVQCRRMGGGFGGKESQSALFACVAAIAAHKLRRPVKLRVDRDDDFLVTGRRHGFDYRWSVGFDDEGRLLAAEIDLISNCGHSADLSGPVMARALCHFDNAYWLPNVSMHGYAAKTNTQSNTAFRGFGGPQGALAIEMILDGVARRLGLDPLTVRQRNFYRDGQDVTPYGQRVEDNQIQPLTDHLVETSGYHARRAEITAFNAANPVLKRGLALTPVKFGISFNVVHLNQAGALVHVYTDGSVLVNHGGTEMGQGLNTKVAQVVAHELGVPASQVRASATDTSKVANTSATAASTGSDLNGKAAQDAARKIKQRLMPLAARLLGCEEAALVFDGGEVRVDGRADGNGDGHREGLDGPKAIGFKELVAKAYLERIQLWSDGFYATPGLHWDRAKLQGRPFYYYAFGAAVAEVLIDTLTGETRVLRADVLHDVGKSLNPALDIGQVEGAFVQGQGWLTSEELVWHPQSGLLLTHAPSTYKIPTANDMPQDFRVALYDAPNAADSIHRSKAVGEPPLLLPFSVLLAIKDAVAACGPERCDPPLRAPATPEAVLDAVEAVQRG
- a CDS encoding DUF4288 domain-containing protein, with the protein product MLAETCSRRIDMWFCAHVIMYFKLIDAPQESFLIHENVHLVEANNADEADSIARKIGQSCEDPSKDGHLELNEQKAAYLFAGIRKIIEVEINPETISAINLSGREVTYSVYEVDTFEEVCSLANGDMINVLYRE
- a CDS encoding tetratricopeptide repeat protein, producing the protein MKLDRRHLEIGCDDYARGRFKAAARNFSIAARYGNAEAQVNLANMYDLGEGVPVDVKLAVHYYRLAASKGLTQAAYNLFVLYRTRGNMRGARYWLQRARDLGDEDALNAQMDDRNTS